A window from Ignavibacteriota bacterium encodes these proteins:
- the queC gene encoding 7-cyano-7-deazaguanine synthase QueC, protein MKNDLAIVLVSGGMDSCVTAAIAHQEFEMAFLHLNYGQRTERRELKSFNDIADFYSVKKRLVVDVQHLKHIGGSSLTDDTMAVQQADLERKEIPTSYVPFRNANILSIAVSWGEILGAKKIFIGAVEEDSSGYPDCRREFYDAFNQVIKLGTKAETNLEIVTPVISMKKFEIVKRGNELNAPLHLSWSCYQNEEIACGVCDSCALRLRGFQLAGVVDPITYVVIPDYANQL, encoded by the coding sequence ATGAAGAACGACCTCGCAATTGTACTGGTCAGCGGCGGAATGGATAGTTGCGTTACTGCCGCCATCGCTCATCAGGAGTTTGAGATGGCGTTTTTGCATTTGAATTACGGACAACGAACAGAGCGGCGTGAGTTGAAGTCGTTCAACGACATTGCTGATTTTTATTCAGTGAAGAAACGGCTTGTTGTGGATGTTCAGCATCTGAAACACATCGGTGGCTCAAGTTTGACTGATGATACGATGGCTGTTCAACAAGCGGATTTGGAACGGAAAGAAATTCCGACATCGTATGTCCCGTTTCGGAATGCGAATATTCTTTCCATTGCAGTGAGCTGGGGAGAAATTCTCGGAGCGAAGAAGATTTTCATCGGTGCGGTGGAAGAAGATTCATCCGGCTATCCCGATTGTCGGAGAGAGTTTTATGATGCGTTCAATCAGGTAATCAAACTCGGAACGAAAGCGGAGACGAACTTAGAAATTGTCACGCCTGTTATCTCCATGAAGAAATTTGAGATCGTAAAGAGAGGAAATGAATTGAACGCTCCGTTACATCTCAGTTGGTCCTGCTATCAAAATGAAGAGATTGCTTGCGGTGTGTGTGATAGTTGCGCTCTTCGTCTGCGGGGATTTCAACTCGCAGGCGTCGTTGATCCGATTACGTATGTCGTCATCCCTGATTACGCAAATCAACTATGA
- a CDS encoding response regulator transcription factor, whose translation MTIMIVDDNIGMRATIREAVQPFVSTVLECGDGSEAITAYTKYKPDWVLMDIVMKQMDGFTATKKILDSDPTAKIIIITQYNDSEYVRRSQQIGAKGFVIKERLTDVLKIINTTGFFPQQH comes from the coding sequence ATGACCATTATGATAGTTGATGATAATATTGGTATGCGGGCTACTATTCGGGAAGCAGTGCAACCCTTTGTCAGTACCGTTCTCGAATGTGGAGATGGCAGTGAAGCTATCACTGCTTATACAAAATATAAACCTGATTGGGTGTTGATGGATATTGTCATGAAACAGATGGATGGATTTACCGCAACAAAGAAAATTCTCGATTCAGATCCAACTGCAAAAATTATCATTATAACACAATACAACGATTCCGAATATGTACGACGATCTCAACAAATTGGAGCCAAAGGTTTCGTCATAAAAGAACGACTGACTGATGTTCTCAAAATAATAAATACAACAGGATTTTTTCCTCAACAACATTAA
- a CDS encoding fused MFS/spermidine synthase produces MSKEVRVLRNEGGRNLMLLYGSTIFLSAFLLFQVQPIISKYILPWYGGSMSVWTTCMLFFQMFLLFGYLYAHLLTKYFSKNIQAFVHLVLMVASLLLLPVIPSESWKPQPNADPTLGILSLLTVNLGLPYFILSATSPLLQRWFTLLNPGVQPYRLFALSNAGSLLALLSFPFLIEPLFSRIEQAMIWAFGLGLFTVLCGTIGFRLRKTSEQSITEKELSEKKEVKSPTQLIRWLWILLPATSSIILLAITNKLCREVVVVPFLWVLPLMVYLLTFIISFDRPTWYSRRWFGLLFAVSLALTCYFLLVKEETLTIVMTIFPLLMFSSCMICHGELARLKPGSNHLTLYYLLIAFGGALGSLFVVLVAPLIFDEYNEFYLGFILCSLLWFTILYVDKQSPLRGGKRKLLWAFLFAGTVGLVFSFYKIHGSTRTYVIEQSRNFYGVISISEYAKETPVYTYRTMSHDGVLHGQQFMSPKVQRMPMSYYSEKSGLGVCFLAIGKPQFRVGAVGMGVGTIAVWMRPNDYLRLYEINPEVERLAQKYFTYMKDCMGKMDILLGDARLSLEREQPQNFDILALDAFNSDSPPLHLLTKEAFDVYLKHLAPDGAIIIHGTSSYLDFYPAVTKLAALYGMHCSYLLDMNEERAKNRSASVWLMVTKNQSLINHPDVVRMTIPVTPDTTFELWTDDYSSLFPIMTW; encoded by the coding sequence ATGAGCAAAGAAGTGCGGGTACTGAGGAACGAGGGAGGACGAAATCTTATGTTATTGTATGGTTCAACAATTTTCCTTAGTGCGTTCCTTCTTTTTCAGGTTCAGCCAATTATCAGCAAATACATTTTGCCGTGGTACGGCGGTAGCATGTCGGTATGGACAACGTGCATGTTGTTTTTCCAAATGTTCCTGTTGTTTGGATATTTATACGCACACCTACTCACGAAATATTTCTCGAAAAATATTCAAGCGTTTGTACATCTTGTATTGATGGTTGCTTCGCTCTTGTTACTGCCGGTTATACCTTCGGAGAGTTGGAAGCCGCAACCAAACGCAGACCCGACACTTGGAATACTTTCACTCCTCACCGTTAATTTAGGTTTACCGTACTTTATTCTTTCAGCAACAAGCCCGCTCTTGCAACGATGGTTTACGTTGCTCAATCCGGGAGTGCAACCGTATCGTTTGTTTGCACTTTCTAACGCAGGCTCGTTGTTGGCGCTTCTCAGTTTTCCATTTTTGATTGAGCCCCTCTTTTCAAGAATTGAACAAGCAATGATCTGGGCATTCGGATTGGGCTTGTTTACAGTATTGTGCGGAACGATTGGATTCAGACTCCGGAAAACTTCAGAACAAAGCATCACTGAAAAAGAACTATCAGAAAAGAAAGAAGTAAAATCGCCAACACAACTCATACGATGGCTTTGGATTCTGTTGCCGGCGACTTCCTCCATCATTCTTTTAGCAATAACAAATAAACTGTGTCGTGAAGTCGTTGTCGTTCCGTTTCTCTGGGTTCTTCCGTTAATGGTGTACCTGCTGACGTTCATCATCAGTTTCGACCGACCAACTTGGTATTCACGAAGATGGTTTGGATTGCTCTTTGCCGTCAGCCTTGCTTTGACTTGTTATTTTCTTCTTGTCAAAGAAGAGACGTTGACGATAGTGATGACAATCTTTCCGTTGCTGATGTTTTCTTCGTGCATGATTTGCCATGGTGAACTTGCGCGATTGAAACCCGGTTCAAATCATCTTACATTATATTATTTGCTGATTGCGTTTGGCGGCGCGCTTGGTAGTTTGTTCGTGGTTCTCGTTGCCCCTCTAATCTTCGATGAATACAATGAATTTTACCTTGGATTTATTTTGTGTTCGCTTCTTTGGTTCACCATTTTGTATGTTGATAAACAGAGTCCGCTGCGAGGCGGAAAACGAAAACTCCTGTGGGCGTTCCTCTTTGCCGGAACTGTCGGATTGGTATTTTCTTTCTACAAGATACATGGCTCGACACGAACATACGTTATTGAGCAATCAAGAAATTTTTATGGAGTCATTTCAATTTCTGAGTATGCAAAGGAAACGCCGGTGTACACATACAGAACCATGAGTCACGACGGCGTTTTGCACGGACAGCAATTCATGAGTCCGAAAGTCCAACGGATGCCGATGAGCTATTACTCAGAAAAGAGCGGGCTTGGTGTCTGTTTCTTGGCGATTGGAAAACCACAGTTTCGTGTCGGAGCGGTTGGAATGGGTGTCGGAACAATTGCCGTATGGATGCGCCCGAACGATTACCTCCGGCTCTATGAAATCAACCCTGAAGTGGAGCGGCTCGCGCAAAAATACTTCACGTACATGAAGGACTGCATGGGCAAGATGGATATTTTACTTGGTGATGCACGCCTTTCCCTCGAACGGGAACAGCCGCAGAATTTTGATATCCTCGCACTCGATGCCTTCAATAGTGATTCACCGCCGCTCCATCTACTGACCAAGGAAGCGTTTGATGTTTACCTGAAACATCTTGCACCGGATGGAGCGATTATAATTCACGGGACGTCAAGTTATCTTGACTTCTATCCGGCTGTTACAAAACTTGCCGCACTTTACGGAATGCATTGCAGTTACTTGTTAGATATGAATGAAGAAAGAGCAAAGAACCGTTCGGCTTCGGTTTGGTTGATGGTAACGAAAAATCAATCACTCATTAATCATCCTGATGTTGTACGCATGACAATTCCTGTAACACCTGATACAACTTTCGAACTTTGGACGGACGATTATTCATCACTCTTCCCGATTATGACGTGGTAA
- a CDS encoding response regulator transcription factor: protein MKQTINIVIAEDHPIFRKGLKDIINGEHNMKVIDECGDGSKVLSMIKKQKPDVLILDLNLPERHGLEVLNEIQMFKDKLKTIILTMHNDEETFNKAIDLGVAGYVLKESAGHDILESIRAVVNDQMYISPTISSYLLKRRQRNHLLHELHPSIENLTEMERKILKLISENKSSKEIATLLFISDRTVQNHRMNICNKLNLHGSFSLLKFAIENKNKL from the coding sequence ATGAAGCAAACAATTAATATCGTTATCGCTGAAGACCATCCTATTTTTAGAAAAGGACTAAAAGACATCATCAATGGTGAACATAACATGAAAGTTATTGATGAATGTGGTGACGGATCTAAAGTGTTGAGTATGATTAAAAAACAGAAACCTGATGTTCTCATACTTGACCTCAACTTACCGGAGCGGCATGGTCTTGAAGTGCTCAACGAAATACAAATGTTTAAGGACAAACTAAAAACAATTATTCTCACCATGCACAACGATGAGGAAACATTTAATAAAGCAATCGACCTTGGAGTTGCGGGCTATGTACTAAAAGAAAGTGCTGGTCATGATATTTTAGAAAGTATTCGAGCAGTTGTCAATGATCAAATGTATATCAGCCCGACGATTTCGTCCTATTTACTCAAGAGACGACAACGGAATCACCTTCTCCATGAATTACATCCCTCCATTGAAAACCTCACGGAGATGGAAAGAAAAATATTGAAGCTGATTTCTGAAAATAAATCGAGCAAAGAAATTGCTACCCTGTTGTTTATCAGTGACCGTACAGTCCAAAATCATCGGATGAATATTTGTAATAAACTGAACTTGCATGGAAGTTTTTCTTTGTTAAAATTTGCAATTGAGAACAAGAATAAGTTGTAA
- a CDS encoding radical SAM protein: protein MVQNNSNTLVINEIFHSIQGESSYAGMPCVFVRLTYCNIRCSYCDSAYAFYEGKEMTVEEIVQQVRSYDCKLVEVTGGEPLFQSNIHTFLQQLCDEGFEVLLETGGSLPIAEVDERVNCIVDFKCPSSAMMKKNDWTIVHDLKPTDEVKFVIGDRNDYDWAKEKIKEYKIDERCNLLMSVVFGKLEPVNLAEWILTDKLNVRFQLQLHKFIWHPEARGV, encoded by the coding sequence ATGGTTCAAAACAATTCCAACACATTAGTCATCAACGAAATCTTTCACAGCATACAGGGCGAGTCGAGTTATGCCGGCATGCCGTGCGTGTTCGTGCGACTGACATATTGTAATATCCGTTGCTCGTACTGCGATTCCGCGTACGCGTTCTATGAAGGGAAGGAGATGACGGTTGAAGAAATCGTTCAGCAGGTGCGAAGTTACGACTGCAAACTTGTAGAAGTGACAGGCGGCGAGCCGTTGTTTCAATCCAACATTCATACGTTTTTACAACAATTGTGTGATGAGGGCTTTGAAGTGTTGCTGGAGACCGGCGGAAGTTTACCCATTGCTGAAGTTGATGAGCGTGTGAATTGTATCGTTGATTTCAAATGTCCGTCATCCGCTATGATGAAGAAAAATGATTGGACAATTGTTCACGACCTGAAACCGACAGACGAGGTAAAGTTCGTTATTGGCGACCGGAACGATTACGATTGGGCGAAAGAAAAAATCAAAGAATACAAGATTGATGAACGATGCAATTTGCTGATGTCGGTTGTATTCGGAAAGTTAGAACCGGTTAACCTTGCTGAATGGATTCTCACTGACAAACTCAATGTGCGGTTTCAGTTGCAGTTGCATAAGTTTATTTGGCATCCGGAAGCACGGGGCGTTTAG
- a CDS encoding T9SS type A sorting domain-containing protein → MKILVLTLLILVLPAFTFAQGITSCTTSPLAFTDTAWTNRFSANGENAIGTVEAPNDVPGTGVVGIIDLSNSSSFPLGANATPSMYFGPPGSQWNSQQLGQVFGIALDADGNIYVTATTAYWNDNFGSGGAGAIYKINNGTGTVSVFATLPNSGSTALGNICYDCKRNQFFVTNMEDGKIYRISSSGTILSSYDPLQPDNGLDGYPQLGERIWGVNVWGNRVYYSVWNSDVTFHTFQNNLIRSVALNASGDFSTQDQIEIEIPYLVPLGGWSNPVSDISFSSGGKMLLAERSMSSPTQPEAHKSRCLEYLFQNGQWVPSSAQFSVGTSLFSGRNCAGGADYANVSDRVWVTGDALILQYTPSYLVYGLQGLPQGGGSVNDSYLIDEWGNTVDMSKTGMGDVEVTGGRTTGTLGSISGKKWKDTDGNCTQILPAEVGLPNWIIKLYPGPIITTTDSMGNYSFSNLPPGQYTVSESLKTGWNYTCPATGSQSVTIGTGQNLTDVNFANRSIGTPVHDLGLSFSGSVAVLGKPKHFGIKYWNKGNVPVATTITVVYPEHTTYMSATYWVYQGQLINHDIPTRTLTYDMGILPPNSSGTMKVSVQIAPPPAVQLGDQLHATATISPTTGDATPNDNFKTDIETVVASYDPNQKWVVPVGIGSFGGIAIDETLKYHIDFQNTGTFQAFDIIVRDTLPTSLDISTFEEGASSHYCIVNVQAPNIVVFNFPNINLPDSTSDEPNSHGWVEFTIKPFQTTPLGTDINNRVGIYFDYNDVVLTNYTQNRIVDPDAYMKMYRSFPPESLVAKRGTKTIKPVKRGAGLPNAANLLDEVVAQGGFRPNASESDSAGGMRIGISFMMGKGTDKWAADKGAERLYSWCRLTKWDFKKKKGSNYADIQATLEDKTGLHTGNPRGLDSLFKNGIPAKRLLGQKTKLPPKDHNNHLLAELIALKVNIASSQLEKTPLGFGELVYNEENPLDEMSVKEISLKADSAFTFWNSGIWDYQLLDSVISKINRAFAGSIDKEDTLSFISGTKLYLNGEKILLDVPYLKPSGELPSFMMPYLETEQTDEYTDSKPYSFALEQNYPNPFNPTTNFGFRIANFGLVTLKIYNLLGQEVATLLNNEQMEAGEYEIPFSAIELSSGVYFYRINVESVDEDGLKQTFTDVKRMLLMK, encoded by the coding sequence ATGAAGATATTAGTTCTTACTCTTCTGATTCTTGTCTTACCAGCTTTCACTTTCGCTCAGGGAATAACAAGTTGTACGACGAGTCCTCTTGCGTTCACAGATACAGCGTGGACGAATCGCTTTAGCGCCAATGGCGAAAATGCTATCGGTACGGTTGAAGCGCCGAATGATGTGCCGGGAACCGGCGTGGTCGGTATTATTGACTTGTCGAATAGTTCATCTTTTCCATTGGGCGCGAACGCAACGCCGAGCATGTATTTCGGTCCCCCGGGCAGTCAATGGAATTCGCAACAACTTGGTCAGGTGTTCGGTATTGCACTTGATGCCGATGGAAATATTTACGTAACAGCGACCACCGCGTATTGGAATGATAATTTCGGTTCCGGCGGCGCTGGGGCGATTTACAAAATCAATAACGGAACGGGAACAGTTTCCGTGTTTGCGACGCTTCCGAACTCAGGAAGTACTGCTCTCGGAAATATTTGTTACGATTGCAAGCGCAATCAGTTTTTTGTTACCAATATGGAGGATGGAAAGATTTACCGCATCAGTTCGAGTGGGACAATTCTCAGCAGTTATGACCCGCTTCAACCTGATAACGGTTTGGACGGGTATCCTCAACTTGGTGAAAGAATTTGGGGTGTGAATGTTTGGGGAAATCGTGTCTATTATTCTGTGTGGAATTCGGATGTGACGTTTCATACATTTCAAAATAATCTCATCCGCTCGGTTGCTCTGAACGCATCGGGCGATTTCAGTACACAAGACCAAATAGAAATTGAGATTCCTTATCTCGTACCTCTTGGTGGATGGAGTAATCCCGTTTCTGATATTTCGTTTTCCTCCGGCGGAAAAATGCTTCTTGCAGAACGTTCGATGTCCTCACCAACACAACCGGAAGCGCATAAATCGAGATGTCTCGAATATCTATTTCAGAACGGTCAGTGGGTTCCTTCCTCGGCTCAATTTTCTGTTGGTACTTCATTATTCTCAGGGAGAAATTGTGCAGGCGGCGCCGATTATGCGAATGTGAGCGACAGAGTTTGGGTGACTGGCGATGCTTTGATTTTACAGTACACGCCATCATATTTAGTTTACGGCTTGCAAGGATTGCCACAAGGCGGTGGTTCAGTTAACGATAGTTATCTCATTGATGAGTGGGGAAATACCGTTGATATGTCGAAGACAGGTATGGGCGATGTTGAAGTGACAGGAGGAAGAACGACAGGGACGCTCGGTTCAATTTCAGGAAAGAAATGGAAAGATACCGATGGAAATTGTACACAAATTCTTCCCGCAGAAGTTGGTCTGCCAAATTGGATTATCAAATTGTATCCGGGACCGATTATTACGACGACCGATAGCATGGGCAATTATTCGTTTTCGAATCTCCCCCCCGGACAATACACCGTATCAGAAAGTTTGAAAACAGGATGGAATTATACATGCCCGGCAACTGGCTCGCAAAGCGTTACAATCGGAACGGGACAAAATCTAACCGATGTAAATTTTGCAAATCGTTCGATCGGAACCCCTGTCCATGACCTCGGACTTTCGTTTAGCGGTAGTGTTGCCGTGCTGGGGAAACCGAAACACTTCGGAATAAAATATTGGAACAAAGGAAATGTTCCTGTGGCGACGACAATCACCGTTGTCTATCCGGAACATACAACCTATATGAGCGCAACGTACTGGGTATATCAAGGGCAACTGATTAATCACGACATCCCGACACGAACGCTAACGTACGACATGGGAATTCTTCCACCGAACTCAAGCGGAACAATGAAAGTCTCGGTTCAGATTGCCCCACCTCCGGCTGTTCAACTGGGAGACCAACTCCATGCGACAGCAACGATTTCACCAACAACAGGAGACGCAACACCGAATGATAATTTCAAGACCGACATTGAAACTGTCGTAGCATCGTACGACCCGAATCAAAAGTGGGTTGTCCCGGTTGGCATCGGTTCATTTGGCGGAATCGCTATTGATGAGACGCTGAAGTATCACATTGATTTCCAAAATACCGGAACATTTCAAGCGTTTGATATTATCGTTCGCGATACGCTCCCGACGTCGCTTGATATTTCAACCTTCGAAGAAGGCGCGAGCAGTCATTACTGTATTGTGAATGTTCAGGCGCCGAATATCGTTGTGTTCAATTTCCCGAATATCAATCTTCCCGATAGTACAAGCGATGAACCGAACAGTCATGGCTGGGTTGAATTTACAATCAAACCATTTCAAACTACGCCGCTTGGGACCGATATTAATAATCGTGTCGGGATTTACTTTGATTACAACGATGTTGTGTTGACGAATTATACACAGAACAGAATTGTTGACCCGGATGCATATATGAAAATGTACCGTTCATTTCCGCCGGAGAGTCTCGTTGCGAAACGGGGAACGAAAACCATAAAACCGGTTAAGCGTGGTGCAGGTTTACCGAACGCGGCAAATTTGTTAGATGAGGTTGTTGCTCAGGGCGGTTTCCGACCGAATGCCTCGGAGAGTGATAGCGCGGGCGGAATGAGAATTGGTATTTCTTTCATGATGGGTAAAGGAACAGATAAATGGGCGGCAGATAAAGGCGCTGAACGACTCTATTCATGGTGTCGCCTGACAAAATGGGATTTCAAAAAGAAGAAAGGTTCAAATTACGCAGACATTCAGGCAACGCTGGAAGATAAAACAGGATTGCACACAGGGAATCCGAGAGGATTGGATTCTCTCTTTAAGAATGGTATTCCCGCCAAACGATTGCTTGGTCAGAAAACAAAATTACCGCCGAAGGACCACAACAATCATTTACTTGCCGAACTGATTGCTTTGAAAGTGAATATCGCATCGAGCCAGTTAGAAAAAACTCCGCTCGGGTTTGGCGAGTTGGTGTACAACGAAGAAAACCCGCTCGATGAAATGTCGGTGAAAGAGATTTCTTTGAAAGCAGACTCAGCGTTTACATTCTGGAACAGCGGAATCTGGGATTATCAGTTGCTTGATAGTGTCATCAGTAAAATTAACCGTGCTTTTGCCGGTTCAATTGATAAAGAAGATACGCTTAGTTTTATTTCAGGTACAAAGTTGTATCTGAATGGCGAGAAGATTCTTCTTGATGTTCCGTATCTCAAACCGTCAGGTGAATTGCCATCGTTCATGATGCCATATCTTGAAACAGAGCAAACGGATGAATATACTGATAGCAAGCCATACAGTTTTGCGTTGGAGCAGAACTATCCGAACCCGTTCAACCCGACAACGAATTTCGGATTTCGGATTGCCAATTTCGGATTAGTGACGTTGAAAATATATAACTTGCTTGGTCAGGAAGTTGCAACACTCCTGAACAACGAGCAGATGGAAGCAGGGGAGTACGAAATTCCATTTTCTGCTATAGAACTTTCGAGCGGTGTCTATTTCTATCGCATCAATGTCGAATCGGTTGATGAGGATGGATTAAAGCAAACTTTCACCGATGTGAAGCGGATGCTGCTGATGAAGTGA